In Arsenicicoccus sp. oral taxon 190, the following are encoded in one genomic region:
- the hemW gene encoding radical SAM family heme chaperone HemW, protein MPSALPDGQPAPADGSLPSLALDRLGLGPFGIYVHVPFCRVRCGYCDFNTYTLTELGTPGASVHSYADTVLAELDLARRVLGEDAPVVDTVFVGGGTPTMLAAEDLARIVEGIGERFGYAADAEITTEANPDTVDGHYLDWLAARGFSRVSLGMQSAVPHVLATLDRTHDPRNVERAVRGAREHGLDVSLDLIYGTPGESLDDWRESLETAISLEPDHISAYALVVEEGTKMAAQVRRGELPMPSDDDEADKYELADQLLHAAGYGWYEVSNWARGEEHRCRHNIGYWSDGDWWGAGPGAHSHVGGVRWWNVKHPSAYAGRLHAGESPAQARELLTPEQQYDERVLLGVRLVDGLPVDELDGPGQEAVAGLIADGLIEGAAALRERHVVLTLRGRLLADTVVRRLLG, encoded by the coding sequence ATGCCGAGCGCACTCCCTGACGGCCAGCCAGCCCCCGCGGACGGATCGTTGCCGAGCCTGGCGCTCGACCGGCTGGGGCTGGGGCCCTTCGGGATCTACGTGCACGTCCCCTTCTGCCGGGTGCGGTGCGGCTACTGCGACTTCAACACCTACACGCTCACCGAGCTCGGGACCCCGGGCGCGAGCGTGCACAGCTATGCCGACACGGTGCTCGCCGAGCTGGACCTGGCGCGCCGGGTGCTGGGGGAGGACGCGCCCGTCGTCGACACCGTCTTCGTCGGCGGGGGCACCCCGACCATGCTCGCCGCCGAGGACCTCGCGCGGATCGTCGAGGGCATCGGCGAGCGGTTCGGCTACGCCGCCGACGCGGAGATCACGACGGAGGCCAACCCGGACACCGTCGACGGGCACTACCTGGACTGGCTCGCGGCACGGGGGTTCTCGCGGGTCAGCCTCGGCATGCAGTCGGCGGTCCCGCACGTCCTCGCCACGCTCGACCGCACCCACGACCCGCGCAACGTCGAGCGCGCCGTGCGCGGGGCGCGCGAGCACGGGCTCGACGTGTCGCTGGACCTGATCTACGGCACGCCGGGGGAATCGCTGGACGACTGGCGGGAGTCGCTGGAGACCGCGATCTCCCTCGAGCCCGACCACATCTCGGCCTACGCCCTCGTCGTCGAGGAGGGCACCAAGATGGCCGCCCAGGTCCGGCGCGGCGAGCTGCCGATGCCGAGCGACGACGACGAGGCCGACAAGTACGAGCTGGCCGACCAGCTGCTGCACGCGGCCGGCTACGGGTGGTACGAGGTGTCCAACTGGGCCCGCGGCGAGGAGCACCGGTGCCGCCACAACATCGGCTACTGGAGCGACGGGGACTGGTGGGGCGCCGGACCGGGCGCGCACAGCCACGTCGGCGGGGTGCGCTGGTGGAACGTCAAGCACCCGAGCGCCTACGCCGGCCGCCTCCACGCCGGTGAGTCCCCGGCCCAGGCCCGCGAGCTCCTCACCCCGGAGCAGCAGTATGACGAGCGGGTGCTGCTCGGCGTCCGGCTCGTCGACGGGCTGCCCGTGGACGAGCTCGACGGGCCCGGGCAGGAGGCGGTCGCGGGGCTCATCGCCGACGGGCTGATCGAGGGCGCGGCGGCGCTGCGCGAGCGGCACGTCGTGCTGACCCTGCGGGGGCGGCTCCTCGCCGACACGGTGGTGCGCCGGCTCCTCGGCTGA
- a CDS encoding hemolysin family protein, whose amino-acid sequence MTLQLILGALVALVLTFLLALAESAVQRVSRHTSEELLDEGRAGAASLVKVVEDKPGYISAATFLRVISESTMAVLVTVAVAERVDGPVRPLLISIAIMAVASFVLTGVSPRTLGRQHAGRVAVLAAPALVWLRRVLGPVARLMVGLGNAVTPGKGYTDGPFATEAELRDLVDMANQSDVIEDDEREMIHSVFELGDTVAREVMVPRTDMVTLEQDKTLGKAMSLFLRSGFSRIPVVGEDNDDVLGLLYLKDVARRVNDDEPARALPVEDVMRPMHFVPDSKPIDDLLREMQQDQVHLAVVVDEYGGTAGLVTIEDILEEIVGEIADEYDREAQGIEELGDGSVRIPATMHVDDFAQEFGVDLEEDDVDTVGGLIAKLSGRVPIPGSTVQLLGLELMAEKPAGRRHRIATVVVRRVAQDRSPVEVWEAELAGRRAQQDGDASRHEEESA is encoded by the coding sequence GTGACCCTGCAGCTGATCCTCGGCGCGCTCGTCGCGCTGGTGCTGACCTTCCTGCTCGCCCTGGCCGAGTCGGCGGTGCAGCGGGTGTCGCGGCATACGTCGGAGGAGCTGCTCGACGAGGGGCGGGCGGGGGCGGCCTCGCTGGTCAAGGTCGTCGAGGACAAACCGGGCTACATCTCCGCCGCGACCTTCCTGCGGGTGATCAGCGAGTCGACCATGGCGGTGCTGGTGACCGTGGCCGTCGCGGAGCGGGTCGACGGGCCGGTGCGCCCGCTGCTCATCAGCATCGCCATCATGGCCGTGGCGTCGTTCGTGCTGACCGGGGTGTCGCCGCGGACCCTCGGGCGCCAGCACGCCGGCCGCGTCGCCGTGCTGGCGGCTCCCGCGCTGGTGTGGCTGCGGCGGGTGCTGGGTCCGGTGGCCCGGCTCATGGTCGGGCTCGGCAACGCCGTGACCCCGGGCAAGGGCTACACCGACGGGCCCTTCGCCACGGAGGCCGAGCTGCGCGACCTCGTCGACATGGCCAACCAGAGCGACGTCATCGAGGACGACGAGCGGGAGATGATCCACTCCGTCTTCGAGCTCGGCGACACCGTCGCCCGCGAGGTCATGGTCCCGCGCACCGACATGGTCACCCTGGAGCAGGACAAGACGCTGGGCAAGGCGATGTCGCTCTTCCTGCGCTCGGGCTTCTCCCGGATCCCCGTCGTGGGGGAGGACAACGACGACGTGCTCGGGCTGCTCTACCTCAAGGACGTGGCGCGGCGGGTCAACGACGACGAGCCGGCACGGGCGCTGCCCGTCGAGGACGTCATGCGCCCGATGCACTTCGTGCCCGACAGCAAGCCCATCGACGACCTCCTGCGCGAGATGCAGCAGGACCAGGTGCACCTGGCGGTCGTCGTGGACGAGTACGGCGGGACCGCCGGCCTGGTCACCATCGAGGACATCCTCGAGGAGATCGTGGGGGAGATCGCCGACGAGTACGACCGCGAGGCGCAGGGCATCGAGGAGCTGGGGGACGGCTCGGTCCGGATCCCGGCCACGATGCACGTGGACGACTTCGCGCAGGAGTTCGGCGTCGACCTGGAGGAGGACGACGTCGACACCGTCGGCGGCCTCATCGCCAAGCTGTCCGGCCGCGTCCCCATCCCGGGCTCCACGGTCCAGCTGCTCGGGCTCGAGCTCATGGCCGAGAAGCCCGCCGGACGCCGCCACCGGATCGCCACCGTCGTGGTCCGACGCGTCGCGCAGGACCGCTCGCCGGTCGAGGTGTGGGAGGCTGAGCTCGCCGGTCGACGCGCCCAGCAGGATGGCGACGCGAGCCGCCACGAGGAGGAGTCCGCATGA
- a CDS encoding histidine triad nucleotide-binding protein, whose protein sequence is MTDNDATRPAQRDPDCLFCKIVAREVPADVVHETETTLAFRDIQPQAPTHVLVIPKAHHRDAVATALAAPALLTDVVVAAGEVARQEGVADSGYRIVTNTGRDAQQSVDHLHLHVVGGRGLQWPPG, encoded by the coding sequence ATGACCGACAACGACGCGACCCGCCCCGCCCAGCGCGACCCGGACTGCCTCTTCTGCAAGATCGTCGCCCGCGAGGTCCCGGCGGACGTGGTGCACGAGACCGAGACCACCCTGGCCTTCCGCGACATCCAGCCGCAGGCACCCACCCACGTCCTCGTGATCCCCAAGGCCCACCACCGCGACGCCGTCGCCACGGCGCTCGCCGCCCCCGCGCTGCTGACCGACGTCGTCGTGGCCGCCGGCGAGGTGGCCCGCCAGGAGGGCGTCGCCGACAGCGGCTACCGGATCGTCACCAACACCGGGCGTGACGCCCAGCAGAGCGTGGACCACCTGCACCTGCACGTGGTCGGCGGCCGCGGCCTGCAGTGGCCGCCCGGCTGA
- a CDS encoding DUF3097 domain-containing protein has protein sequence MADRYGTDVLSGDWRTPRRGRSQDLPASRGLVVEEVESGWVGAVVRVEKAGGIHVVHLEDRKGRTRGFEMGPGFWVDGRPVTLVPDTSAAQARLAEARQATSRTASGSRAVAAAPARVASGSRIFVEGRHDAELVEKVWGDDLRIEGVVVEMLDGVDDLAAVIRDFRPDPQRRMGVLVDHLVPGTKEARIVEEARAVPRFSAYVKVLGHPYVDVWQSVKPARLGLEQWPTIPRGTSWKHGICAHLGWPHQSQADIARAWKQILGSVRTYADLEPTLLASVEELIDFVTVPPQE, from the coding sequence GTGGCCGACCGCTACGGCACCGACGTGCTCTCGGGCGACTGGAGGACACCGCGCCGCGGCCGGTCCCAGGACCTGCCCGCCAGCCGCGGCCTGGTGGTCGAGGAGGTCGAGTCCGGCTGGGTCGGGGCGGTGGTCCGGGTGGAGAAGGCCGGCGGCATCCACGTCGTCCACCTGGAGGACCGCAAGGGGCGCACCCGGGGCTTCGAGATGGGCCCGGGCTTCTGGGTCGACGGCCGCCCCGTGACGCTGGTCCCCGACACGAGCGCCGCGCAGGCCCGCCTCGCCGAGGCCCGGCAGGCCACCTCCCGCACCGCGTCCGGGTCCCGCGCCGTCGCCGCCGCGCCCGCCCGGGTGGCCAGCGGCTCGCGGATCTTCGTCGAGGGTCGCCACGACGCGGAGCTGGTCGAGAAGGTGTGGGGCGACGACCTGCGCATCGAGGGCGTCGTCGTCGAGATGCTCGACGGCGTGGACGACCTCGCGGCCGTGATCCGGGACTTTCGGCCCGACCCGCAGCGCCGGATGGGCGTCCTGGTGGACCACCTCGTCCCCGGCACCAAGGAGGCCCGGATCGTCGAGGAGGCCAGGGCTGTGCCCCGGTTCTCGGCATACGTGAAGGTCCTCGGTCACCCGTATGTCGACGTCTGGCAGTCGGTGAAGCCCGCCCGGCTGGGGCTGGAGCAGTGGCCCACCATCCCCCGCGGCACGTCCTGGAAGCACGGCATCTGCGCCCACCTGGGGTGGCCGCACCAGTCGCAGGCCGACATCGCGCGCGCCTGGAAGCAGATCCTCGGTAGCGTGCGCACGTATGCCGATCTCGAGCCCACGCTGCTGGCCAGCGTCGAGGAGCTGATCGACTTCGTGACCGTGCCGCCGCAGGAGTAG
- a CDS encoding Gmad2 immunoglobulin-like domain-containing protein: MALGPAAGAAAAPAAAPRPAPALPTYFLDHDGVTTAESGGRPTPRLRLFREFVPTTHRTAEARAEAAANAVMREAGRRGHLNVWGERTVTGVVSAPGRIDVTVAGPTRRVDAATARLGVASVVWTVTATLGRDVPVVFRSADGQVLGGLPAGVAHRRATGVGQTSVLAAVWIDSPGVGGVVRSGRVALTGQACAFEGTVAYRVTRGTATVRSGVTTASIACPTRGAWRVDLGALPKGGYRAEVWAPSPADGQRDLGRVARSFTVG, translated from the coding sequence GTGGCCCTCGGACCAGCCGCCGGCGCCGCGGCCGCTCCCGCCGCCGCACCGAGACCCGCGCCGGCGCTGCCCACCTACTTCCTGGACCACGACGGCGTCACGACGGCGGAGTCCGGCGGCCGACCCACGCCGCGGCTGCGGCTGTTCCGCGAGTTCGTGCCGACCACGCACCGCACCGCCGAGGCCCGGGCGGAGGCGGCCGCCAACGCCGTGATGCGCGAGGCGGGGCGGCGGGGCCACCTCAACGTCTGGGGCGAGCGGACCGTCACCGGCGTGGTCTCCGCACCCGGCCGCATCGACGTCACCGTCGCCGGGCCGACCCGGCGCGTGGACGCCGCGACCGCGCGTCTCGGCGTCGCCTCGGTGGTCTGGACCGTCACCGCGACGCTGGGCAGGGACGTGCCCGTCGTGTTCCGGTCCGCGGACGGGCAGGTGCTGGGCGGGCTGCCCGCCGGGGTCGCCCACCGTCGCGCCACGGGGGTCGGTCAGACGTCGGTGCTGGCGGCGGTCTGGATCGACTCGCCGGGGGTGGGCGGCGTGGTCCGGTCGGGTCGCGTGGCGCTGACCGGGCAGGCCTGCGCCTTCGAGGGCACCGTGGCCTACCGGGTCACCCGGGGCACCGCGACGGTGCGCTCCGGCGTCACGACGGCGTCCATCGCGTGCCCCACCCGTGGGGCCTGGCGGGTCGACCTCGGAGCCCTCCCCAAGGGCGGCTACCGCGCGGAGGTGTGGGCGCCGAGCCCCGCGGACGGCCAGCGGGACCTCGGGCGGGTGGCGCGGAGCTTCACGGTCGGCTGA
- a CDS encoding 16S rRNA (uracil(1498)-N(3))-methyltransferase: MTAPLFLLAPASLEAVAEGALVVVDGAEGRHAAGSLRLRAGEAVLLSDGSGVEVAGSVHQVGPAEITVRVESVCRPPAPAPRFVLAQALAKGDRDEQAIEAATELGVDEVVPWGADRSIVQWRGERAAKAHRKWEQVVERATKQSRRHRTPVVADHVSSRQLASRLGGATLALVLHEDATTSVSEVVLPEAGEVVVVVGPEGGITAPELAAFEAAGAHVIRLGPHVLRSSSAGPAALAVLLARARW; the protein is encoded by the coding sequence ATGACGGCGCCGCTCTTCCTGCTGGCCCCCGCCTCGCTGGAGGCGGTCGCCGAGGGTGCCCTCGTCGTCGTCGACGGCGCGGAGGGCCGGCACGCGGCGGGCTCGCTGCGGCTCCGCGCGGGCGAGGCGGTGCTGCTCTCGGACGGGTCGGGCGTGGAGGTGGCCGGGTCCGTGCACCAGGTCGGCCCCGCCGAGATCACCGTGCGCGTGGAGTCCGTATGCCGCCCACCCGCCCCCGCCCCGAGGTTCGTCCTCGCGCAGGCGCTCGCCAAGGGCGACCGCGACGAGCAGGCGATCGAGGCGGCCACCGAGCTCGGCGTCGACGAGGTGGTGCCCTGGGGCGCCGACCGCAGCATCGTGCAGTGGCGGGGGGAGCGGGCCGCCAAGGCGCACCGCAAGTGGGAGCAGGTCGTCGAGCGGGCCACGAAGCAGTCGCGGCGCCACCGCACCCCGGTCGTCGCGGACCACGTCTCCAGCCGGCAGCTCGCCTCCCGGCTGGGCGGGGCCACCCTCGCGCTGGTGCTGCACGAGGACGCCACCACCTCGGTCAGCGAGGTGGTCCTGCCGGAGGCCGGAGAGGTCGTGGTGGTGGTCGGCCCGGAGGGCGGCATCACCGCGCCGGAGCTGGCGGCCTTCGAGGCAGCGGGCGCGCACGTCATACGGCTCGGACCGCACGTGCTGCGGTCCTCCAGCGCCGGGCCGGCGGCGCTCGCCGTGCTGCTGGCGCGCGCGCGGTGGTGA
- a CDS encoding PhoH family protein, translating to MTDTTPEALDLPTAAGDDGAAPTAAQPATRHAIVIPSSVPMLSLLGPHDELLRTMERAFPRLDIHVRGHEFRLDGPSADAALVEDLVGELLVVVEQGLPVNRDAVERSIQMLRGRTQERPADVLTTNIISARGRTIRPKTVGQKRYVDAIDAHTIVFGIGPAGTGKTYLAMAKAVAALQAGEVTRIILTRPAVEAGEKLGFLPGTLTDKIDPYLRPLYDALHDMLDPEQIPRLMAAGTIEVAPLAYMRGRTLNDAFIILDEAQNTSPEQMKMFLTRLGFGSRIVVTGDVTQVDLPGGTQSGLRVVRDILSDVPDIHFAELTAVDVVRHRLVGEIVAAYGKWDEGQRR from the coding sequence ATGACAGACACCACACCCGAGGCCCTCGACCTCCCGACCGCGGCCGGTGACGACGGTGCGGCGCCGACCGCCGCCCAGCCCGCCACGCGCCACGCGATCGTCATACCGTCCTCCGTGCCCATGCTGTCCCTGCTCGGGCCCCACGACGAGCTGCTGCGCACCATGGAGCGGGCCTTCCCACGGCTGGACATCCACGTGCGGGGCCACGAGTTCCGCCTCGACGGGCCCTCCGCCGACGCCGCCCTCGTGGAGGACCTGGTCGGCGAGCTGCTGGTCGTGGTCGAGCAGGGGCTGCCGGTCAACCGTGACGCGGTCGAGCGGTCGATCCAGATGCTCCGCGGCCGCACCCAGGAGCGGCCCGCCGACGTCCTGACCACCAACATCATCTCCGCGCGGGGCCGCACGATCCGCCCCAAGACGGTGGGGCAGAAGCGGTACGTCGACGCCATCGACGCCCACACGATCGTCTTCGGCATCGGGCCGGCGGGCACCGGCAAGACCTATCTCGCGATGGCCAAGGCCGTCGCCGCCCTGCAGGCCGGCGAGGTCACCCGGATCATCCTGACCCGTCCCGCCGTCGAGGCGGGGGAGAAGCTCGGCTTCCTGCCCGGCACGCTCACCGACAAGATCGACCCCTACCTGCGCCCGCTCTACGACGCGCTGCACGACATGCTCGACCCCGAGCAGATCCCGCGGCTCATGGCGGCGGGGACCATCGAGGTCGCCCCGCTGGCCTACATGCGCGGTCGCACCCTCAACGACGCCTTCATCATCCTCGACGAGGCGCAGAACACCTCGCCCGAGCAGATGAAGATGTTCCTCACCCGCCTCGGCTTCGGGTCGCGGATCGTCGTCACCGGCGACGTGACGCAGGTCGACCTGCCGGGCGGCACCCAGTCCGGGCTGCGGGTGGTGCGCGACATCCTCAGCGACGTCCCGGACATCCACTTCGCCGAGCTGACCGCGGTCGACGTGGTGCGTCACCGACTCGTGGGGGAGATCGTGGCCGCCTACGGCAAGTGGGACGAGGGGCAGCGCCGATGA
- a CDS encoding NUDIX hydrolase — MDEQHLVAELVAVVVAVVAGRPTVLAVPALPDEPAGLPAGPLQAGESSLQASLRSWVASRTGRQLGYVEQLYTFADADRGLDDAARRISVSYLGLTTADAVGETWEDVYSFLPWEDQRRGTRLVDEVVAPQLTHWVGAAGSPEERLARRRRCDLTFGRGGQPWVPELALQRYELLYEVGLLPESREPWRLPADDLVPGERMIGDHRRILATGLARLRTKIQYRPVVFELMAPEFTLGQLQSCVEALAGQVLHKQNFRRLVEQQALVEETGARAAGTGGRPARLYRFRRSVLDERQVAGTKLPALRAR, encoded by the coding sequence GTGGACGAGCAGCACCTGGTCGCCGAGCTGGTGGCCGTGGTGGTCGCGGTCGTCGCGGGGCGGCCGACGGTGCTGGCCGTCCCCGCGCTGCCGGACGAGCCCGCCGGGCTGCCGGCCGGGCCGCTGCAGGCCGGCGAGTCCTCGCTGCAGGCGAGCCTGCGCAGCTGGGTGGCCTCCCGGACCGGGCGGCAGCTGGGCTACGTGGAGCAGCTCTACACCTTCGCCGACGCCGACCGCGGGCTCGACGACGCGGCCCGCCGGATCTCGGTGTCCTACCTGGGCCTGACCACGGCCGACGCCGTGGGCGAGACCTGGGAGGACGTGTACTCCTTCCTGCCGTGGGAGGACCAGCGGCGCGGCACCCGGCTCGTCGACGAGGTCGTGGCGCCGCAGCTGACCCACTGGGTCGGGGCGGCGGGGTCGCCCGAGGAGCGCCTCGCCCGGCGGCGCCGCTGCGACCTCACCTTCGGCCGGGGTGGTCAGCCCTGGGTGCCCGAGCTGGCGCTGCAGCGCTACGAGCTGCTCTACGAGGTGGGGCTGCTGCCCGAGTCGCGGGAGCCGTGGCGGCTGCCGGCCGACGACCTGGTGCCGGGCGAGCGGATGATCGGCGACCACCGCCGGATCCTCGCGACCGGGCTGGCGCGTCTGCGCACCAAGATCCAGTACCGACCCGTCGTCTTCGAGCTGATGGCGCCGGAGTTCACGCTCGGGCAGCTGCAGTCGTGCGTGGAGGCGCTGGCGGGCCAGGTCCTGCACAAGCAGAACTTCCGCCGCCTCGTGGAGCAGCAGGCGCTCGTCGAGGAGACCGGTGCCCGCGCCGCGGGCACCGGAGGTCGACCGGCCCGCCTCTACCGCTTCCGTCGCTCGGTGCTGGACGAGCGGCAGGTCGCCGGCACCAAGCTCCCGGCCCTGCGCGCCCGCTGA
- the ybeY gene encoding rRNA maturation RNase YbeY: MSIDVHNETDHRVDVRELVALAEFVYAAMRVHRGADLAITLVDEPAMERLHVQWMDLEGPTDVMSFPMDELRPGRDGERLQEGVLGDIVLCPSVAHRQAAGAGHSFEEELLLLTTHGILHLLGYDHAEPEEEREMFDLQRTLLLTFLAGRGRPQG; encoded by the coding sequence ATGAGCATCGACGTCCACAACGAGACCGACCACCGGGTCGACGTGCGCGAGCTCGTCGCGCTGGCGGAGTTCGTCTATGCCGCGATGCGGGTGCACCGCGGCGCCGACCTGGCCATCACCCTCGTGGACGAGCCGGCCATGGAGCGGCTGCACGTGCAGTGGATGGACCTCGAGGGTCCCACCGACGTCATGAGCTTCCCCATGGACGAGCTGCGGCCGGGCCGCGACGGCGAGCGGCTGCAGGAGGGGGTCCTCGGGGACATCGTCCTGTGCCCCTCGGTGGCGCACCGGCAGGCGGCGGGGGCGGGGCACTCCTTCGAGGAGGAGCTGCTGCTGCTCACGACCCACGGCATCCTGCACCTGCTCGGCTACGACCACGCCGAGCCCGAGGAGGAGCGCGAGATGTTCGACCTGCAGCGGACCCTGCTGCTCACCTTCCTCGCCGGGCGCGGTCGACCGCAGGGCTGA
- the hrcA gene encoding heat-inducible transcriptional repressor HrcA → MSEGRRLQVLRAIVQDYVATSEPVGSRSLLERHQLGVSAATVRNDMAALEEDGLIAAPHTSAGRIPTDAGYRLFVDQLSEIKPLSPAERAAIQEFLTAAVDLDDIVDRTVRLLSGLTRQVAVMQYPSLTRSSVRHIELVPIGGSRLMVVLIVTTGRVEQRVVDTGQDVTGGDGERLVFDLRGALNTMAAGRPFTEVAAGLGDLPDQFAPQDRAAVEAVTTALAELVVEEREERVVVAGTSNLARGGDFPLTLGPVLEALEEHVVLLRLLDAMHDDPVRPADTDVVAVRIGHELSHAGLVSTSVVATGYGAGPDHVAGLGVVGPTRMDYPTTMAAVRAVATYVSRSLGA, encoded by the coding sequence ATGAGCGAGGGGCGGCGGCTGCAGGTGCTGCGCGCGATCGTGCAGGACTACGTGGCGACCTCCGAGCCCGTCGGCTCCAGGTCCCTGCTCGAGCGCCACCAGCTGGGGGTCAGCGCGGCCACGGTCCGCAACGACATGGCGGCCCTGGAGGAGGACGGCCTCATCGCCGCCCCCCACACCAGCGCGGGCCGCATCCCCACGGACGCCGGCTACCGGCTCTTCGTCGACCAGCTTTCGGAGATCAAGCCGCTGTCGCCGGCCGAGCGCGCGGCGATCCAGGAGTTCCTCACCGCCGCGGTCGACCTCGACGACATCGTGGACCGCACGGTGCGGCTGCTCTCCGGGCTGACCCGGCAGGTCGCGGTCATGCAGTACCCCTCCCTTACCCGCTCCTCGGTCCGCCACATCGAGCTCGTGCCCATCGGCGGGTCCCGGCTGATGGTGGTGCTCATCGTCACGACCGGCCGGGTCGAGCAGCGCGTCGTCGACACCGGGCAGGACGTCACCGGCGGCGACGGCGAGCGGCTGGTCTTCGACCTGCGCGGCGCCCTCAACACGATGGCGGCCGGCCGCCCCTTCACCGAGGTCGCGGCGGGTCTGGGGGACCTGCCCGACCAGTTCGCCCCGCAGGACCGCGCGGCCGTCGAGGCGGTCACCACCGCGCTCGCGGAGCTCGTGGTCGAGGAGCGCGAGGAGCGGGTGGTCGTGGCCGGCACCAGCAACCTCGCCCGCGGCGGCGACTTCCCGCTGACCCTGGGCCCGGTGCTGGAGGCGCTCGAGGAGCACGTGGTCCTCCTGCGGCTGCTCGACGCCATGCACGACGACCCGGTGCGGCCCGCCGACACCGACGTGGTCGCCGTCCGGATCGGGCACGAGCTGTCCCACGCCGGGCTCGTGTCCACCTCCGTGGTGGCCACCGGGTACGGTGCCGGCCCCGACCACGTCGCCGGCCTCGGGGTCGTCGGCCCCACCCGCATGGACTACCCCACGACCATGGCCGCGGTCCGCGCGGTCGCGACCTACGTCTCGCGCTCCCTCGGGGCCTAG
- a CDS encoding DUF4870 domain-containing protein yields MSTDDQIRNDRDIPGYAPQQHQQPQPGGPGQYGAPGQYGGPGQHGGPAAYGQQAPMSPELERQLVCAAHWSPIASVLLGGMTFFGPLIVLLVGGGRSRAVRDHAIDALNFQITAWLAIVASVLISLPLMIVVIGFITVWLAPTLIGLGALVVHGIAAVKVAAGEPYRYPFTWQLIK; encoded by the coding sequence ATGAGCACCGACGACCAGATCCGCAACGACCGCGACATCCCGGGATACGCACCGCAGCAGCATCAGCAGCCGCAGCCGGGCGGGCCCGGCCAGTACGGCGCGCCGGGGCAGTACGGCGGGCCGGGGCAGCACGGCGGGCCGGCGGCATACGGCCAGCAGGCCCCCATGTCGCCCGAGCTCGAGCGCCAGCTCGTGTGCGCCGCCCACTGGTCGCCCATCGCGTCGGTGCTCCTCGGAGGCATGACCTTCTTCGGGCCGCTGATCGTGCTGCTCGTCGGCGGTGGCCGCAGCCGCGCGGTCCGCGACCACGCCATCGACGCCCTCAACTTCCAGATCACGGCGTGGCTGGCCATCGTCGCCTCGGTGCTGATCTCGCTGCCGCTGATGATCGTGGTGATCGGCTTCATCACCGTCTGGCTCGCGCCGACCCTGATCGGGCTCGGTGCCCTGGTGGTGCACGGCATCGCGGCGGTCAAGGTCGCGGCCGGCGAGCCCTACCGCTACCCCTTCACCTGGCAGCTCATCAAGTAG
- the dnaJ gene encoding molecular chaperone DnaJ, which produces MNDYYADLGVERGASAEEIKKAYRRQARKLHPDVNPGPEAEEQFKKVSQAYDVLGDADKKRAYDMGADPYAGASGGFGQGFTFSDIMDQFFGAGAAAAGGRGPRSRMRRGQDALVRADVDLRTAVFGDTTELTLDTAVACGTCHGDGCQPGTTVQTCSACNGRGEIQQVQRSFLGQIMTSRPCGVCHGYGTVIPNPCFECSGEGRVRTRRGVTIKVPAGVDTGTRIQLRGEGEVGPGGGQPGDVYVEIVVTPHPTFQRNGDDLHCTLDVPMTAAALGSTITLDTFDGPADVSVRRGTQSADTVTLDELGVTHLRGHGRGDLVVHLNVQTPTRLDGRQEELLRELAALRGEENPDAHVTSLDKGLLGKLRDAFR; this is translated from the coding sequence GTGAACGACTACTACGCAGACCTCGGGGTCGAGCGCGGCGCCAGCGCCGAGGAGATCAAGAAGGCCTACCGTCGGCAGGCCCGCAAGCTCCACCCCGACGTCAACCCCGGCCCGGAGGCCGAGGAGCAGTTCAAGAAGGTCAGCCAGGCCTACGACGTGCTCGGCGACGCCGACAAGAAGCGCGCCTACGACATGGGCGCCGACCCCTACGCCGGCGCGTCGGGCGGCTTCGGCCAGGGCTTCACCTTCAGCGACATCATGGACCAGTTCTTCGGGGCGGGCGCCGCCGCCGCGGGGGGCCGCGGGCCGCGCTCGCGGATGCGCCGCGGCCAGGACGCCCTGGTGCGCGCCGACGTGGACCTGCGCACCGCGGTCTTCGGCGACACCACCGAGCTGACCCTGGACACGGCCGTCGCGTGCGGCACCTGCCACGGCGACGGCTGCCAGCCGGGCACCACCGTGCAGACCTGCTCGGCCTGCAACGGGCGCGGCGAGATCCAGCAGGTGCAGCGCAGCTTCCTCGGCCAGATCATGACCTCCCGGCCGTGCGGCGTCTGCCACGGCTACGGGACCGTCATCCCCAACCCCTGCTTCGAGTGCTCCGGCGAGGGCCGGGTCCGCACCCGGCGCGGCGTCACGATCAAGGTGCCGGCGGGTGTCGACACCGGCACCCGCATCCAGCTGCGCGGCGAGGGGGAGGTGGGCCCGGGCGGCGGTCAGCCCGGCGACGTCTACGTCGAGATCGTCGTGACGCCCCACCCGACCTTCCAGCGCAACGGCGACGACCTGCACTGCACCCTCGACGTGCCCATGACCGCGGCCGCCCTCGGGTCCACCATCACCCTGGACACCTTCGACGGGCCGGCCGACGTGTCGGTGCGGCGGGGCACGCAGTCGGCCGACACCGTCACCCTCGACGAGCTCGGCGTCACCCACCTGCGCGGTCACGGTCGCGGCGACCTCGTGGTGCACCTCAACGTGCAGACCCCGACCCGCCTCGACGGCCGTCAGGAGGAGCTGCTGCGCGAGCTCGCGGCGCTGCGCGGCGAGGAGAACCCGGACGCCCACGTCACCTCCCTGGACAAGGGGCTGCTCGGCAAGCTCCGCGACGCCTTCCGCTGA